A genomic window from Candidatus Methylomirabilota bacterium includes:
- a CDS encoding tripartite tricarboxylate transporter permease, producing MLVGIAIGFVVGILPGLGGPTTLALMLPFIFKMTPVEAFAFLLGMAAVTNTTGDITSILFGIPGEPTTASTIVDGHPMAKNGEAGRALGAAIMSSLFGAVFGAFVLALTIPVVRPLVLTFGSPEFFMLALLGITFVAALSGQALLKGLVAGGLGLWFATIGLDPVSGIQRYTFGQLFLWDGIGLVPVTIGFFAIPEVIDLAVQGSSIAKLDVGRLGGVWQGVRDTFHHWLLVLRCSAIGTFIAIIPGMGAATTQWLAYAHAVQSSPDKERFGRGAVEGVLGPGAANNSTLGGSLVTTVAFGVPASVTMAILMGAFLIQGLVPGPGMLMPAPKGHLAVTFSMVWTIVVSNIITVAMCFLFLRQLVKITQIRGALLIPFILMLIAVGAFAEKNVFADVLVVLVFGALGWVMARLGWPRPAFLLGLVLGPLAENKLFLSTDNYGLGWLVRPGVLVLLAVIVVGLLAPFVSARRRARSPAAAAVEREARRQRELRGFRLDGTTAFSLLIVILFAWALWQSRSFGVRAGLFPWAVGIPGLALAIAQLARDLTGRRAAPAPETAGESTPDVPPGVAARRSVEICAWIAGFWVAIWLLGFSLATLLMTLLYLKVAARERWPLSILLCVSGSAFVYGLFEKALGVPFPSGQLFVWLGMEAGL from the coding sequence ATGCTCGTCGGCATCGCCATCGGCTTCGTCGTCGGCATCCTCCCCGGTCTCGGCGGGCCGACGACCCTGGCCCTGATGCTGCCGTTCATCTTCAAGATGACGCCGGTGGAGGCCTTCGCCTTCCTCCTCGGGATGGCGGCGGTCACCAACACGACCGGCGACATCACCTCGATCCTCTTCGGCATCCCCGGGGAGCCGACGACCGCCTCCACGATCGTCGACGGCCATCCGATGGCCAAGAACGGCGAGGCCGGGCGGGCGCTGGGGGCGGCGATCATGAGCTCGCTCTTCGGCGCCGTTTTCGGCGCCTTCGTGCTGGCGCTGACCATCCCGGTCGTGCGCCCGCTGGTGTTGACCTTCGGCTCTCCCGAGTTCTTCATGCTGGCCCTCCTCGGCATCACCTTCGTGGCCGCGCTCAGCGGCCAGGCGCTGTTGAAGGGGCTCGTGGCCGGGGGCCTCGGGCTCTGGTTCGCCACGATCGGGCTCGACCCGGTCTCGGGGATCCAGCGCTACACCTTCGGCCAGCTCTTCCTCTGGGACGGGATCGGCCTGGTGCCGGTGACGATCGGCTTCTTTGCGATCCCCGAGGTCATCGATCTCGCGGTCCAGGGCTCGAGCATCGCCAAGTTGGACGTCGGCCGGCTCGGCGGCGTCTGGCAGGGCGTGCGCGACACCTTCCACCACTGGCTCCTGGTCCTCCGCTGCAGCGCCATCGGCACCTTCATCGCCATCATCCCCGGCATGGGGGCCGCCACCACCCAGTGGCTCGCCTACGCCCACGCAGTCCAGAGCTCGCCGGACAAGGAGCGGTTCGGCCGGGGCGCCGTCGAAGGCGTGCTGGGGCCGGGCGCCGCGAACAACTCCACGCTCGGCGGCAGCCTCGTCACCACCGTCGCCTTCGGCGTCCCCGCCAGCGTCACCATGGCGATCCTCATGGGCGCCTTCCTGATCCAGGGCCTCGTCCCGGGGCCGGGGATGCTCATGCCCGCGCCCAAGGGGCACCTGGCGGTGACCTTCTCGATGGTCTGGACCATCGTGGTCTCCAACATCATCACCGTCGCGATGTGCTTCCTGTTTCTCCGGCAGCTCGTCAAGATCACCCAGATCCGCGGGGCGCTGCTCATTCCATTCATCCTGATGCTGATCGCCGTCGGCGCGTTCGCCGAGAAGAACGTCTTCGCGGACGTGCTCGTCGTGCTGGTGTTCGGCGCCCTCGGCTGGGTGATGGCCCGGCTGGGCTGGCCGCGCCCGGCGTTCCTGCTCGGCCTGGTGCTGGGTCCCCTCGCCGAGAACAAGCTCTTCCTCTCCACCGACAACTACGGCCTCGGCTGGCTCGTCCGCCCCGGCGTGCTGGTGCTGCTCGCGGTCATCGTGGTCGGTCTCCTGGCGCCGTTCGTGAGCGCCCGCCGGCGTGCGAGATCACCGGCCGCGGCGGCAGTCGAGCGGGAAGCCAGACGGCAGCGTGAGCTTCGGGGGTTCCGGCTCGACGGGACGACGGCGTTCAGCCTTCTGATCGTGATCCTGTTCGCGTGGGCGCTCTGGCAGAGCCGGAGCTTCGGGGTGCGCGCGGGACTCTTTCCGTGGGCCGTCGGCATCCCCGGCCTCGCGCTGGCCATCGCCCAACTGGCGCGTGACCTCACCGGTCGTCGGGCCGCGCCGGCGCCGGAGACCGCCGGTGAATCGACGCCCGACGTACCGCCCGGGGTGGCGGCGCGCCGCAGCGTCGAGATCTGCGCCTGGATCGCCGGCTTCTGGGTGGCGATCTGGCTCCTCGGCTTCTCTCTGGCCACGCTGCTCATGACGCTCCTCTATCTCAAAGTGGCCGCCCGCGAGCGATGGCCGCTCAGCATTCTGCTGTGCGTCTCCGGCTCCGCCTTCGTGTATGGACTCTTCGAAAAGGCGCTCGGCGTCCCCTTCCCTTCCGGCCAACTCTTCGTCTGGCTCGGTATGGAAGCCGGGCTCTGA
- a CDS encoding MFS transporter, with product MTEARRRGWLGSGAAVAGVLALAATAWGDVGHAHGPDESAPVPGAVWLLGIALTILVVVLVVWQGRRGGEYLRRVRGFSRNARLLILRSPFSGLSVSIWRLLFYLYLLAAGHDTLFVAQLASINWIAHGLSVIPSGILSDLFGRRRVFLVSYAGNILGTAGLILVHDPLALLVLAAVQGALEGGHAIVGPPFMVEQSRPAERVHLFSIGGFLTVGAASLGNLLAGLLPVAFGSLLGLGTEHAGALRASLFCVLPVMLLSALPIYLIDERWQPIDIRRWWKSLESYGSIGMLALTEGGAGLALGMTAPFFNVFFARQLHASTAAIGVIFGVGSILTAFATLLAPLVVRRLGRVRTVAFLKFLGAPFLVLMGLAPGLVTAGILYVLAIILIGGVFPNKALTDPVYSLFSMEAVKERERGTTNGIMHAFSEFPMGVGAWIAGPFMAAGNWALPYYLAGAVYGLAFLAFYAYFSRFESARAVAPESVSA from the coding sequence GTGACCGAAGCGAGACGCCGAGGATGGCTCGGATCCGGCGCGGCCGTCGCCGGCGTCCTCGCGCTCGCGGCGACGGCCTGGGGCGATGTTGGACACGCCCACGGACCGGACGAGAGCGCGCCGGTACCGGGCGCCGTCTGGCTCCTCGGCATCGCACTCACGATCCTGGTCGTCGTCCTGGTCGTCTGGCAAGGGCGCCGCGGCGGCGAGTACCTGCGCCGCGTCCGCGGATTCAGCCGCAACGCGCGCCTCCTCATTCTAAGATCGCCGTTCAGCGGGCTCTCGGTGAGCATCTGGCGGCTGCTCTTTTACCTCTACCTGCTCGCCGCCGGGCATGACACGCTCTTCGTCGCCCAGCTCGCCTCGATCAACTGGATCGCCCACGGCCTCTCCGTCATCCCGTCGGGAATCCTCTCGGACCTCTTCGGGCGCCGCCGCGTCTTTTTGGTCTCCTATGCCGGGAACATCCTGGGCACGGCCGGGCTCATCCTCGTCCACGACCCCCTGGCGCTGCTCGTGCTGGCCGCCGTCCAGGGAGCGTTGGAGGGCGGCCACGCGATCGTCGGCCCGCCGTTCATGGTCGAGCAGAGCCGGCCCGCGGAGCGCGTGCACCTGTTCAGCATCGGCGGCTTCCTGACGGTCGGCGCCGCCAGCCTGGGCAATCTCCTGGCGGGCCTGCTCCCGGTGGCGTTCGGCTCGCTCCTCGGGCTCGGGACCGAGCACGCCGGGGCCCTGCGGGCGAGCCTCTTCTGCGTCCTTCCCGTGATGCTGCTCTCGGCGCTCCCGATCTACCTGATCGACGAGCGGTGGCAGCCGATCGACATCCGACGATGGTGGAAGAGCCTGGAGAGCTACGGGAGCATCGGCATGCTCGCGCTGACCGAGGGCGGGGCCGGGCTCGCGCTGGGGATGACCGCCCCCTTCTTCAACGTCTTCTTCGCCCGCCAGCTCCACGCGTCGACCGCCGCCATCGGAGTGATCTTTGGAGTCGGGTCGATCCTCACCGCGTTCGCGACGCTGCTGGCCCCGCTCGTCGTCCGGCGGCTCGGCCGCGTCCGCACGGTGGCGTTCCTGAAATTCCTCGGCGCGCCGTTCCTCGTGCTGATGGGTCTGGCCCCCGGCCTGGTGACGGCGGGGATCCTCTACGTCCTGGCCATCATCCTCATCGGGGGGGTGTTCCCCAACAAGGCGCTGACCGACCCGGTCTACAGCCTGTTCTCGATGGAGGCCGTCAAGGAGCGCGAGCGGGGGACGACGAACGGCATCATGCACGCCTTCAGCGAGTTCCCGATGGGCGTGGGGGCGTGGATCGCCGGTCCCTTCATGGCCGCCGGCAACTGGGCGCTGCCATACTACCTGGCGGGCGCGGTCTACGGGCTGGCCTTCCTGGCCTTTTACGCGTACTTCTCACGCTTCGAGTCGGCCCGCGCCGTCGCCCCGGAGTCCGTCTCCGCCTGA